A region of Candidatus Leptovillus gracilis DNA encodes the following proteins:
- the rpmA gene encoding 50S ribosomal protein L27 — MAHKKGGGSTRNGRDSNSKRLGVKRFGGEHVIPGNIIIRQRGTKIRPGNYVGLGKDYTIYSLVEGQVTFETKHGRKYVSVYPPTPQEVVAS, encoded by the coding sequence ATGGCACATAAGAAAGGTGGCGGTTCGACACGAAACGGCCGTGACAGCAACTCAAAACGCCTTGGCGTCAAACGATTTGGCGGCGAGCATGTCATTCCCGGCAACATCATTATTCGTCAGCGCGGCACCAAAATTCGCCCCGGCAACTACGTGGGGCTGGGCAAAGATTACACCATCTACTCCCTGGTCGAAGGCCAGGTGACGTTTGAGACCAAACACGGCCGTAAATACGTCAGTGTTTATCCCCCAACCCCGCAAGAGGTCGTCGCATCATGA
- a CDS encoding carbohydrate ABC transporter permease, which translates to MRHKLGWLLHHAAGLAVAVLFLLPIYWIFTASLRQPGLPPPTSIEWWPESPTLANYPFIFNLLPMARYIRNSLIVVGTAVPITVFIASIAGFAMSQEDDLWRRRLLIASIVLLMVPGASVWLFRFQILRWLGLIDSLWALIAPAFAAGSPLYVLLFFWAYRRIPVEIFEAARLDGASAWAMWRRLARPLVRPTAVTVIILSFVMYWSDFVSPVLYIFDTKLYTLPIGL; encoded by the coding sequence ATGAGGCATAAGTTGGGTTGGCTGCTGCACCATGCGGCCGGGCTGGCGGTGGCGGTCTTGTTTTTGCTGCCGATTTATTGGATTTTTACGGCGTCCTTGCGCCAGCCGGGGCTGCCGCCGCCGACAAGCATTGAGTGGTGGCCGGAGTCGCCGACGTTGGCGAACTATCCTTTCATTTTTAATTTGCTGCCGATGGCCCGCTACATTCGCAATTCGCTGATCGTGGTGGGTACGGCCGTTCCCATCACCGTGTTCATCGCTTCCATCGCCGGCTTTGCCATGTCGCAGGAAGATGATTTGTGGCGGCGGCGGCTGCTCATCGCCAGCATTGTGCTGCTGATGGTCCCTGGGGCGTCGGTGTGGCTGTTCCGCTTCCAGATTTTGCGCTGGCTGGGCCTGATAGATTCGCTGTGGGCGCTGATTGCTCCGGCGTTTGCCGCCGGCAGCCCGCTGTATGTGCTGCTGTTTTTCTGGGCTTACCGGCGCATCCCGGTGGAGATTTTTGAAGCGGCCCGGTTGGATGGCGCGTCGGCCTGGGCAATGTGGCGGCGGTTGGCACGGCCGTTGGTGCGGCCGACGGCCGTTACCGTCATCATCCTCTCTTTCGTCATGTACTGGAGCGATTTTGTCAGCCCGGTGTTGTACATTTTTGATACCAAACTGTACACCCTGCCCATCGGTTTGTAA
- a CDS encoding sugar ABC transporter substrate-binding protein: MLKRILVLCLVLGVLLLAACQSANTSTESTSQPAVISFSVFGDQAEYEAYVSLVDAFSAAHPEITVQLQHVPGQSEYRQRLATAFSAGQPPDVMLLNYRRFGSFVAEGGLAPLGDYLAASSVITEADFYPEATESFYLDGQLWCIPQNLSSLVIYYNKDLFDAARLPYPANDWSHADFLAAARALTKDVDGDGRTDQYGVGIEPSIFRLAPFIWQFGGELVDNEARPTRLTLDSPEALAAFQWFVDLQLKEHVVPDAVAEAAQDSESRFLNGTLAMYFNSRRGVPTYRTITGFEWDVAPLPRGQQAAGILHSDAYCLANAAANKDAAWTFIEFANSVAGQTIIAQSGRTVPSLIAVAESPAFLSPDLPPANSRVFLDTVPQIRRVPITTTWVSIEETAGQEIERAFYGQVGVEEAAATAVSLTQPYFDKANTP; the protein is encoded by the coding sequence ATGTTGAAACGAATCCTTGTACTGTGTCTTGTCTTGGGGGTGCTGCTGTTGGCGGCCTGCCAATCCGCAAACACCTCAACCGAAAGCACGTCGCAGCCGGCGGTTATCAGCTTCTCCGTTTTTGGCGATCAGGCAGAATATGAAGCCTACGTCAGCCTGGTAGACGCCTTCAGCGCGGCGCACCCAGAGATTACGGTGCAGCTGCAGCATGTGCCCGGCCAGAGTGAATACCGCCAACGGTTAGCCACAGCCTTTTCGGCCGGCCAACCGCCGGATGTGATGCTGCTGAATTACCGCCGCTTTGGCTCTTTTGTGGCCGAGGGTGGATTGGCCCCGCTCGGCGACTATCTGGCCGCCAGCAGCGTGATTACCGAGGCTGATTTTTACCCGGAAGCGACCGAATCGTTTTACCTGGACGGGCAGTTGTGGTGCATCCCGCAGAATTTGTCCAGCCTGGTAATTTATTACAACAAAGATTTGTTTGACGCCGCCAGGCTGCCTTATCCGGCCAACGATTGGAGCCACGCCGACTTTTTGGCGGCGGCGCGGGCGTTGACCAAAGATGTGGATGGCGACGGCCGTACCGACCAATACGGCGTGGGCATCGAGCCGAGCATCTTCCGGCTAGCGCCCTTCATTTGGCAGTTTGGCGGCGAACTGGTAGACAACGAAGCGCGGCCCACCCGCCTGACCCTGGACAGCCCGGAAGCCCTGGCCGCTTTCCAATGGTTTGTGGATTTGCAGCTTAAAGAACACGTTGTGCCCGACGCGGTGGCCGAAGCGGCCCAAGACAGCGAAAGCCGTTTCTTAAACGGCACATTGGCAATGTATTTCAACAGCCGCCGCGGCGTGCCCACCTACCGCACCATCACCGGCTTTGAATGGGATGTGGCCCCGCTGCCACGCGGCCAACAGGCCGCCGGCATCTTGCACAGCGACGCCTACTGCCTGGCCAACGCGGCGGCCAACAAAGACGCCGCCTGGACCTTCATCGAGTTCGCCAATTCCGTCGCCGGCCAGACGATCATCGCCCAATCCGGCCGCACAGTGCCCTCCCTGATTGCCGTCGCCGAATCACCCGCCTTCCTCTCGCCGGACCTGCCCCCGGCCAACAGCCGGGTTTTCCTGGACACCGTGCCGCAAATCCGCCGCGTGCCCATCACGACCACCTGGGTGAGCATTGAGGAAACGGCCGGGCAGGAGATTGAACGGGCTTTTTATGGGCAGGTTGGCGTGGAGGAGGCGGCGGCAACGGCCGTTAGCCTCACCCAACCCTACTTCGACAAAGCCAACACGCCTTAA
- a CDS encoding prepilin peptidase: protein MLNLLFGVIGLLVGGLINLLADDLPHRERPSLLPHCPNPECDHVYGPAGWLAVARRLADGERCPQCGQPPRRRPLLVEVGTALLFAALPTLLTQPLTLAVYALYIAALLLIIVIDLENRLILDVVTLPGTAVALLFSLILPGINLISAALGAVLGFVLFLGIYWLAKVTFGPGAIGQGDVKLALLMGAMLGVPHILIALMIGILLGGFVSGLLLATRLVKRSTYLPYGQYLAAAAIIMLLWGQQITNWLLG, encoded by the coding sequence ATGCTCAATTTGCTGTTTGGCGTGATTGGATTGTTGGTGGGTGGCCTGATCAACCTGTTGGCCGATGATTTGCCGCACCGGGAACGGCCGTCTCTTCTACCCCACTGCCCAAACCCAGAGTGTGACCACGTTTATGGGCCGGCTGGCTGGCTGGCGGTTGCCCGGCGGCTGGCGGACGGGGAACGCTGTCCGCAGTGCGGCCAACCGCCGCGCCGCCGCCCGCTGCTGGTGGAGGTGGGCACGGCGCTGCTGTTTGCCGCTTTGCCCACCCTGCTGACTCAGCCGCTCACCCTGGCAGTATACGCTCTGTACATCGCCGCGCTGCTGCTAATCATCGTCATAGACCTGGAAAACCGGCTGATTTTGGATGTGGTGACGCTGCCGGGAACGGCCGTTGCCCTGTTGTTCAGCCTCATCTTACCCGGCATCAACCTCATTTCCGCCGCCTTGGGGGCTGTCCTCGGTTTTGTCCTCTTTCTGGGCATCTACTGGCTGGCAAAAGTGACATTTGGGCCGGGAGCCATTGGGCAGGGCGACGTGAAACTGGCCCTGCTGATGGGCGCAATGTTGGGCGTACCCCACATTCTTATCGCCTTGATGATCGGCATCCTGCTGGGCGGCTTCGTCAGCGGGCTGCTGCTGGCGACGCGCCTGGTGAAGCGCAGCACCTATCTACCCTACGGCCAATATCTGGCCGCTGCGGCCATCATCATGCTGCTGTGGGGCCAGCAGATTACCAACTGGCTGTTAGGTTAA
- a CDS encoding sugar ABC transporter permease — MERPQTLPMQLSKAKFNWRLPYKTQLRFFLLPYLVGTLILVVIPAVATSLIAFTEYKAIGVPRFVGLQNFRDLLSFGLVRMSLRNSAIFLLLAVPLRLLGALLLALLLQRKGRMFGSYRTAVYVPTIIPEAAYALLWLWIFNPVYGPLNLVLGGLGLPTPAWLTEPGTARLAMVILSLFQMGEGFVVLLAGLANIPRSFYESARVDGANSWQCFWQITLPLLTPWLMLLTFRDLVISLQNTFAPSFIMTYGGPYYATTFAPLLIYELAFDYFELGLAAALLLLTYALLGLIVLGIVNILGLGGSTDEA; from the coding sequence ATGGAAAGACCACAAACGCTGCCGATGCAGCTATCTAAAGCAAAATTTAACTGGCGACTGCCTTATAAAACGCAACTGCGTTTTTTTTTGCTGCCTTACCTGGTAGGCACGTTGATTTTGGTGGTGATCCCGGCCGTAGCCACCAGCCTGATCGCCTTTACCGAATACAAAGCGATTGGCGTGCCCCGTTTTGTCGGGCTGCAAAACTTCAGAGATTTATTGAGCTTTGGCCTGGTGCGGATGTCGCTGCGCAATTCGGCCATTTTTTTGCTGCTGGCGGTGCCGCTGCGGCTGTTGGGGGCGCTGCTGTTGGCGCTGTTGTTGCAGCGCAAAGGGCGCATGTTTGGGTCGTATCGCACGGCCGTCTACGTGCCCACCATCATCCCCGAAGCCGCCTACGCCCTGTTGTGGCTGTGGATTTTTAACCCGGTCTATGGGCCGCTAAACCTGGTTTTAGGCGGTCTGGGGCTGCCGACGCCCGCCTGGCTCACCGAACCGGGCACGGCGCGGCTGGCCATGGTCATTTTGTCGCTGTTCCAGATGGGCGAGGGGTTTGTGGTGCTGCTGGCCGGTTTAGCCAATATCCCCCGCTCCTTTTACGAATCGGCCAGGGTGGATGGGGCCAACAGCTGGCAATGTTTCTGGCAAATCACCCTGCCGCTGCTGACGCCCTGGCTGATGCTGCTGACATTTCGGGATTTGGTGATAAGTCTGCAAAATACCTTCGCCCCTTCCTTTATTATGACCTATGGTGGGCCTTATTACGCCACCACCTTTGCCCCGCTGTTGATCTACGAGTTGGCTTTCGATTATTTTGAGCTGGGGTTGGCGGCGGCGCTGCTGCTGCTGACTTATGCGCTGTTGGGGCTGATTGTGCTGGGGATTGTCAACATCCTTGGGCTGGGAGGAAGCACCGATGAGGCATAA
- the rplU gene encoding 50S ribosomal protein L21: MYAIVESGGRQYRAEEGHSFSVEKLPYEVGDQIELENVLLLANGTGVKVGQPTLAGVSVKATVVEQYRGKKIFVWKYKAKNRYRRRRGHRQSYTRLRIDEIIAG; encoded by the coding sequence GTGTACGCAATCGTAGAAAGTGGCGGCCGGCAGTACCGCGCCGAAGAGGGTCATAGTTTCTCTGTCGAGAAGCTGCCCTACGAAGTCGGTGACCAAATCGAGCTGGAAAATGTTTTGCTCCTGGCCAATGGCACAGGCGTAAAAGTTGGACAGCCAACACTGGCAGGCGTTTCGGTAAAGGCGACGGTCGTCGAACAATATCGTGGTAAAAAGATTTTTGTGTGGAAATACAAGGCGAAGAATCGGTATCGTCGGCGGAGAGGGCATCGGCAAAGCTATACCCGATTACGCATAGATGAGATCATCGCCGGTTAA